In Vanessa cardui chromosome 28, ilVanCard2.1, whole genome shotgun sequence, one genomic interval encodes:
- the LOC124541569 gene encoding uncharacterized protein LOC124541569: MSLPKPQALLSTPSSPKELTVVQLNSGSAEPTPVCSVEPTPGSSRDMPEQPSSSGSSGQRINLYADEIRSQWNLYMIFSTLGTHEQCIAFAEQRGLLPTSKMCTYHKQSMKLSETTSHGQVGNFFCRKGKCRTKSYSRVLGTWFENSRYPLPLIYLVRNILTNWHERRRNIGEKL; the protein is encoded by the exons GAGTTGACTGTAGTGCAGTTGAACTCCGGTTCGGCCGAACCAACACCTGTTTGTTCCGTTGAACCAACACCTGGTTCGTCCCGGGATATGCCAGAGCAGCCGTCGTCTTCTGGTTCCAGTGGACAACGCATAAACTTGTATGCGGACGAGATTCGTTCGCAGTGGAacctttatatgatattttcgaCACTTG GTACTCATGAGCAATGTATTGCTTTCGCTGAGCAGCGAGGCTTACTGCCAACTTCCAAAATGTGTACATACCACAAGCAATCAATGAAATTGAGTGAAACCACGAGTCATGGTCAAGTGGGCAACTTTTTTTGCCGAAAAGGCAAATGCCGAACCAAATCCTACAGTAGGGTATTGGGAACATGGTTCGAAAACTCAAGGTATCCACTACCTTTGATTTATTTAGTGAGAAATATACTTACGAATTGGCACGAAAGGAGACGAAACATTGGAGAGAAGCTGTAG